The following coding sequences lie in one Populus nigra chromosome 15, ddPopNigr1.1, whole genome shotgun sequence genomic window:
- the LOC133674782 gene encoding uncharacterized protein LOC133674782 isoform X3, which produces MAFDQTPTPKDTRPLNIARTIPEEPRIVAAIASATSSSVTTPVTAGRKHEFFASPEGSIPVIYPASVSDAGFVGLGYGNAYSGAAPWAPLMPVPVSVGSMNVGANGSGVPFGYNPNLGNRIVGNAVDRAGNDMVLGSGSSPNFGNRVNVNGSIEAVNTGLGCNTNLGSHASGGADHGSEDGGDDSVSGKKVKFLCSFGGKILPRPSDGTLRYAGGQTRIISVRRDVSINELQRKMMDTYQQPVVIKYQLPDEDLDALVSVSCADDLDNMMEEYEKLLERSSDGSAKLRVFLFSDSQLDASGSVQFGDLHDSGQRYFDAVNGVVDGGGRITRKGSMASVTSTQNSDFSGTEAIESSGPGQGDVTWSPSTSLLSPGDNLDASHDSTPKLVFADTNPPAYAGVSAVPLGIPLTKSGPPQTSCSQPEVEYERSVPITAQPQHRVHDFQQVGPGILPHAPQLRAYVDPRQENMNQADYRHVPPLMGFPNNHVLGTPGPIFTQQHFHESNAGATSLQYVPAVHMTMTPSGSHMAIRPNVVQPLIQPQQTRLEHYPEENAFGTRIVQVPVDSSYNAYRAQLPPAVVGGYGWTQVPQPEPVVYSDGSVSHQQVLFPEKIPRMEDCYMCQKALPHAHSDPLVPAPRESGMSYSNSLNHSLRLEDTMKAPPMNRVMITGASGERIMEQGAGAQPAVHSHIGTSQSEAIVSSQNLEAPHENERTFLKTDNSGQPKISAPYGMIGLPGDVQSPYGMFTGGIPVSRMEDCIQQHSVSMQPQVLLSKPANSDAPHAVAVPIQASEHLVQESPKEYYGKLPGVVSQEDALDSYISCEQLRPVDGMMEALHIRPPEINVNNYQKKSPVDKFKKEEILDHKTQKIAGREVLLDNTFNKPQVVLESNHIKQFEMLPASTEVSYLHISQPMELHEVAQPPILGNKASHPQPKIGVPALDSAEVSYGIPAFSGVEPAFVNDRIQPFAEWKNDSQLHSKVVPSDVEALSSTGNMPSSLSPSGGVGNAQDFSNSLFSSQDPWKSRHDNQFPPPRPNKIATKKEAFTTRDPFIENHSGEVDLITGVLLEDGVSKPLSNSNKDLERAQSSKGSAEELIRQELKAVAEGVAASVFQSDTSNPEQNVSERNEPAYEPNQEKEDSNESVEMQHKAKLEDMKNKLPDKIIKNSDLEELQELGSGTFGTVYHGKWRGTDVAIKRINDRCFAGKPSEQERMRDDFWNEAIKLADLHHPNVVAFYGVVDDGLGGSVATVTEFMVNGSLRNALQKNESRNLDKRKRLLIAMDVAFGMGYLHGKNVVHFDLKSDNLLVNLRDPHRPICKVGDLGLSKVKCQTLISGGVRGTLPWMAPELLNGSSSLVSEKVDVFSFGIVLWELLTGEEPYSDLHYGAIIGGIVSNTLRPPVPETCDPEWRSLMERCWSSEPSDRPSFTEIANDLRAMVAKIPPRGQNPSQ; this is translated from the exons atggCTTTTGATCAGACACCTACACCAAAAGATACAAGGCCATTAAACATAGCTAGAACCATACCTGAAGAGCCCCGCATTGTGGCTGCTATTGCTAGTGCTACTAGTAGTTCTGTCACTACACCAGTAACAGCTGGTAGAAAACATGAGTTTTTTGCCAGCCCAGAAGGTTCTATTCCTGTTATTTATCCGGCATCGGTGTCTGATGCTGGTTTTGTAGGTTTAGGATATGGGAATGCTTATTCCGGGGCTGCCCCGTGGGCCCCACTCATGCCGGTTCCGGTGTCGGTTGGGAGTATGAACGTGGGTGCAAATGGTTCTGGTGTTCCGTTTGGTTATAATCCTAATTTGGGGAACAGGATAGTTGGTAATGCTGTTGATCGTGCCGGAAATGATATGGTGTTGGGATCTGGTTCTTCACCCAATTTTGGGAATCGGGTTAATGTTAATGGGAGCATTGAGGCAGTAAATACGGGGCTGGGTTGTAATACCAATTTGGGGAGTCACGCTAGTGGTGGGGCTGACCATGGGAGTGAAGATGGTGGGGATGATTCAGTGTCGGGGAAGAAAGTGAAGTTTTTGTGTAGTTTTGGGGGGAAGATTTTGCCAAGACCAAGTGATGGTACGTTGAGATATGCTGGAGGGCAAACAAGGATTATTAGTGTGAGGAGAGATGTGAGCATTAATGAGCTGCAGCGGAAGATGATGGATACATATCAGCAGCCTGTTGTTATTAAATACCAGCTTCCTGATGAGGACCTTGATGCATTGGTGTCTGTTTCATGTGCTGATGATCTTGATAATATGATGGAGGAATATGAGAAGTTGCTTGAGAGGTCTTCAGATGGGTCAGCTAAGTTAAGGGTGTTTTTGTTTTCGGATTCACAGCTCGATGCTTCTGGTTCAGTCCAATTTGGAGATTTACATGATAGCGGGCAGAGATATTTTGATGCAGTGAATGGGGTTGTGGATGGTGGTGGTCGTATCACTAGGAAGGGGAGTATGGCGAGTGTAACTTCAACGCAAAACTCTGATTTTAGTGGGACCGAGGCTATTGAGAGCTCAGGTCCTGGTCAAGGGGATGTGACTTGGTCACCATCTACCAGCCTGTTATCCCCTGGGGATAATTTGGATGCTTCTCATGATTCTACTCCAAAACTAGTCTTTGCAGATACCAACCCCCCAGCTTATGCAGGTGTTTCTGCAGTTCCATTGGGGATTCCATTGACTAAGTCTGGTCCTCCGCAGACTTCATGTTCTCAGCCTGAGGTTGAATATGAGAGGTCCGTTCCTATTACTGCACAGCCGCAGCATAGGGTCCATGATTTCCAGCAAGTTGGGCCAGGCATTCTACCACATGCACCTCAATTGCGGGCTTATGTAGATCCTCGTCAAGAAAATATGAATCAGGCAGATTATAGGCATGTTCCTCCCCTCATGGGTTTTCCAAATAATCATGTGCTTGGAACTCCGGGGCCCATATTCACCCAACAGCATTTTCATGAGAGTAATGCAGGTGCTACTTCACTTCAATATGTTCCTGCAGTGCATATGACTATGACACCCTCAGGTTCTCATATGGCTATAAGGCCAAATGTGGTTCAACCATTGATTCAACCCCAACAAACTCGCTTGGAGCACTATCCTGAAGAAAATGCATTTGGAACAAGGATTGTTCAGGTTCCTGTTGACTCAAGCTACAATGCATATCGGGCTCAACTTCCTCCTGCAGTTGTTGGAGGCTATGGCTGGACACAAGTTCCTCAGCCAGAGCCTGTTGTCTACTCTGATGGGTCAGTGTCTCATCAACAGGTACTTTTCCCTGAGAAAATTCCAAGAATGGAGGACTGTTATATGTGTCAGAAAGCACTGCCTCATGCACATTCAGATCCTTTGGTACCGGCCCCAAGAGAATCTGGAATGAGCTATTCAAACTCACTTAATCATAGTCTTCGTTTAGAAGATACTATGAAAGCCCCCCCTATGAACAGGGTTATGATAACTGGTGCCTCGGGAGAACGCATTATGGAACAAGGTGCTGGTGCCCAACCTGCAGTTCATAGTCATATCGGAACATCGCAGTCAGAAGCAATTGTGTCCTCTCAGAATCTTGAGGCACCTCATGAAAATGAGAGAACTTTCTTGAAAACTGACAATTCTGGTCAACCTAAGATTTCAGCTCCCTATGGCATGATAGGTTTACCAGGTGATGTACAGTCTCCTTATGGCATGTTCACAGGTGGAATTCCTGTTTCTCGCATGGAAGATTGTATCCAGCAGCATTCAGTGTCAATGCAACCACAGGTTTTACTGAGTAAACCTGCTAACAGTGATGCCCCTCATGCTGTTGCTGTACCTATTCAAGCTTCTGAACACCTAGTTCAAGAGTCTCCAAAAGAATACTATGGCAAGCTTCCTGGTGTTGTTTCCCAAGAAGATGCTCTAGACTCTTACATATCTTGTGAGCAGCTGAGACCAGTTGATGGGATGATGGAAGCTCTCCATATACGCCCCCCTGAAATTAATGTTAACAATTATCAGAAAAAGTCACctgttgataaatttaaaaaggaagaaatcttGGATCATAAAACCCAGAAAATTGCTGGGAGGGAGGTGCTTCTAGATAATACTTTTAACAAACCTCAGGTGGTTCTtgaatcaaatcatattaaGCAGTTTGAAATGTTGCCTGCTTCTACAGAGGTTTCTTACTTGCATATTTCTCAACCAATGGAATTACATGAGGTTGCACAACCACCTATTTTGGGTAATAAAGCATCACACCCGCAGCCCAAGATTGGAGTTCCTGCCTTGGATTCTGCTGAAGTTAGTTATGGAATCCCTGCATTCTCTGGTGTTGAGCCTGCCTTTGTAAATGACAGAATCCAACCTTTTGCTGAATGGAAGAATGATTCACAACTGCATTCAAAGGTTGTCCCCAGCGACGTGGAAGCTTTATCATCAACTGGTAATATGCCATCTTCCCTATCGCCATCTGGTGGAGTTGGCAATGCTCAGGACTTTTCAAACTCACTCTTCAGCAGCCAGGATCCTTGGAAATCAAGGCATGATAATCAGTTTCCTCCACCTAGACCCAACAAGattgcaacaaaaaaagaagcctTTACTACTAGGGACCCTTTCATTGAGAACCATTCTGGTGAGGTGGACTTAATCACAGGTGTGCTGTTGGAGGATGGAGTTTCCAAGCCACTGAGCAATTCAAACAAGGATTTAGAACGTGCTCAATCATCCAAAG GTTCAGCAGAGGAACTCATCAGGCAAGAACTCAAGGCTGTAGCTGAGGGTGTAGCTGCTTCTGTTTTCCAGTCAGATACTTCTAATCCTGAACAAAACGTGTCAGAAAGAAATGAACCTGCTTATGAaccaaatcaagaaaaagaagattcaAATGAAAGTGTAGAAATGCAGCACAAAGCTAAACTTGAG GACATGAAGAACAAACTGCCTGATAAG ATTATAAAGAACAGTGACCTTGAAGAGCTGCAGGAATTGGGTTCTGGCACCTTTGGCACTGTTTATCATGGGAAGTGGAGGGGTACTGATGTAGCAATCAAACGAATTAATGATAGGTGTTTCGCTGGGAAACCTTCTGAACAAGAACGcatg AGAGATGACTTCTGGAACGAGGCAATTAAGCTTGCTGATCTGCACCATCCAAATGTGGTTGCTTTTTATGGTGTTGTTGATGATGGCCTTGGAGGTTCTGTGGCAACAGTGACAGAGTTCATGGTTAATGGTTCTTTAAGAAATGCTTTGCAGAAAAATGAGAG caGGAACCTTGACAAGCGGAAGCGTCTCTTGATTGCCATGGATGTGGCCTTTGGAATGGGATACTTGCATGGAAAGAATGTAGTGCACTTCGATCTGAAGAGTGACAATTTACTTGTTAATCTTCGAGATCCTCACCGGCCAATATGCAAG GTCGGTGATTTGGGCCTGTCTAAGGTGAAATGCCAAACACTTATCTCAGGTGGTGTGCGGGGAACACTTCCATGGATGGCACCGGAGCTTCTGAATGGAAGCAGTAGTCTTGTCTCTGAAAAG GTCGACGTGTTCTCATTTGGTATCGTGTTGTGGGAACTTCTGACTGGGGAAGAACCATACTCCGACTTGCACTACGGGGCTATTATAG GTGGTATTGTGAGCAATACCTTGCGGCCACCAGTGCCAGAGACTTGTGACCCAGAGTGGAGATCATTGATGGAGAGATGCTGGTCTTCTGAGCCATCAGACAGACCAAGCTTCACTGAAATTGCAAATGATTTGCGTGCAATGGTAGCAAAGATTCCTCCCAGAGGGCAAAACCCATCACAGTAG